One segment of Candidatus Cloacimonadota bacterium DNA contains the following:
- a CDS encoding YihY family inner membrane protein has protein sequence MKKGLQNFWKTLKILYAHFVEDQAYLRATGLSYITFLAFMPFIMVTFLFTPNITMVKIKDVFLNFIFETFIPKSAEILKEIFNDLLARRTGLDVIGIILLVITSFFLFKSISHTFSKILPTQKHKKRSVFRDFERFIAAIVGGFIVLAALLVAASMPVISQITKIGIFIKLLPYLGMILLIFVLFEVVSPVHPKVGHALIGAVITSIIWSIGKGGFDWYIATFTNVRSVYGTLGAFPILMIWLYFTWLTILFGMEIVAYLSGRTQASCPQKDKNCKLALTLTLEKQVPGEISKEIKSIQSVKNEIDNKTFMKFIQEIVKPAKPAEVKKSEDNKDSNEFQEK, from the coding sequence ATGAAAAAAGGCTTACAGAATTTTTGGAAAACGTTGAAAATTCTCTATGCACATTTTGTAGAGGATCAGGCATATTTGAGAGCAACAGGACTTTCCTATATTACTTTCTTAGCTTTTATGCCATTCATCATGGTTACGTTTCTCTTCACGCCGAATATAACTATGGTAAAGATCAAAGATGTTTTTCTCAATTTCATTTTCGAGACATTCATTCCGAAATCTGCAGAAATTCTTAAAGAGATTTTCAATGATCTGCTTGCTCGCAGAACAGGTCTTGATGTGATTGGTATCATTCTACTTGTAATTACATCCTTTTTCCTATTCAAATCAATATCGCATACATTTTCTAAGATATTACCTACCCAAAAACATAAAAAGCGTTCAGTTTTCAGGGATTTTGAACGGTTTATTGCAGCAATTGTCGGGGGTTTTATTGTCCTTGCAGCACTTCTCGTTGCAGCTTCTATGCCTGTCATCAGTCAAATTACAAAAATAGGTATTTTTATCAAGCTTTTACCATACCTTGGAATGATTCTTTTAATATTTGTGTTGTTTGAAGTTGTATCACCTGTCCATCCTAAGGTAGGACATGCATTAATTGGTGCAGTGATAACAAGTATTATCTGGTCGATTGGAAAGGGTGGCTTTGACTGGTATATTGCAACCTTCACAAATGTAAGATCTGTGTATGGCACACTTGGAGCTTTTCCTATACTTATGATCTGGCTTTATTTTACCTGGCTGACAATTCTTTTTGGCATGGAGATCGTTGCGTATCTCTCTGGAAGAACACAGGCGAGTTGTCCGCAAAAAGATAAGAATTGTAAGTTAGCTTTAACTTTGACCCTAGAAAAGCAAGTGCCTGGAGAAATCTCAAAGGAGATAAAATCGATTCAGTCTGTTAAAAACGAAATTGATAATAAGACATTTATGAAGTTTATACAAGAAATCGTAAAACCAGCAAAACCTGCAGAGGTTAAGAAATCTGAAGATAATAAGGATTCGAATGAGTTTCAAGAGAAGTGA
- a CDS encoding transketolase — protein MKDLKRSIEELNEMSKLCKGDILKMTTIAKSGHPGGSMSSLDLYLALYASAHITPENLTDENRDRIIISHGHTAPGIYSVLGRFGFFDINDVIACFRKAGSIFEGHIEPDVPGIEWATGNLGQGLSAGAGFALAGKQKGLSYNVYVCMGDGEQQKGQLGEARRFIKKYDLTNVTALVDYNQLQISGSVHDVMPQNIADNYISDGWDVIEINGHDFHQIFDALDRAHKNPNPTVIIAHTVMGHGVSFMENDEGFHGKALTYEECVKALQELDLENDLNKYIKVRENFFPSPHNEISVIYPHIYNMGEMFYSKDKKVACRSAYGCALADIAELNTNVQFAVFDCDLAGSVKTSQFAKVFPARFYQGGIQEHNTAVVAGAMSKENIITFFSDFGVFGVDETYNQQRLNDINNTNLKLVTTHVGLNVGEDGKTHQCIDYISLMSNLFCFKIVIPADGNQADKIIRYIATQPGNFYVPIGRSGTAIITDEDGNEFYGKDYGFQYGIADHLRHGKYATLVATGVMVEKAVQVHEILRDQGIKLDVWNISSPTDINQDDLKEISKNKIVFTYEDHNVHTGLGAILSAKINQIGIQARVHPFGVNRYGISGSSEEVYSYLHLDPESISADIIRIIQ, from the coding sequence ATGAAAGATTTAAAGCGTTCGATCGAAGAACTTAATGAAATGAGCAAACTTTGCAAGGGTGACATACTTAAGATGACGACCATTGCTAAAAGCGGACACCCCGGCGGTTCGATGTCATCATTAGACCTGTATCTTGCATTGTATGCGTCTGCACATATAACACCTGAAAATTTGACCGATGAAAATAGGGACAGGATCATCATAAGCCATGGTCATACCGCACCGGGAATATATTCGGTTCTTGGTCGATTCGGTTTTTTTGATATTAATGATGTTATTGCATGTTTCAGGAAAGCTGGTAGTATCTTTGAGGGTCACATAGAACCTGATGTTCCCGGCATCGAGTGGGCCACAGGAAATCTTGGACAAGGTTTATCTGCAGGTGCAGGATTTGCGTTGGCTGGAAAACAAAAAGGATTGAGTTACAATGTCTACGTGTGCATGGGTGACGGTGAACAACAGAAAGGTCAATTGGGTGAAGCACGCAGATTTATTAAAAAATATGATCTCACAAATGTTACAGCCCTTGTCGATTATAACCAGTTACAGATCAGCGGTAGCGTTCATGATGTAATGCCTCAGAACATTGCTGATAATTATATATCTGACGGTTGGGATGTGATAGAAATAAATGGTCATGATTTTCATCAGATTTTTGACGCTCTTGACAGAGCTCATAAAAATCCAAATCCGACTGTTATTATAGCACACACAGTCATGGGGCATGGTGTTTCGTTCATGGAAAATGATGAGGGATTTCATGGAAAAGCGCTGACATATGAGGAATGTGTAAAGGCATTACAGGAACTCGATCTGGAAAATGATCTTAATAAATACATAAAGGTAAGAGAGAATTTTTTCCCATCTCCACACAATGAAATTTCTGTTATTTATCCTCATATTTATAACATGGGTGAAATGTTTTATTCAAAAGATAAGAAAGTTGCGTGCAGAAGCGCATATGGTTGTGCTCTTGCAGACATCGCGGAGCTGAATACCAATGTGCAATTCGCTGTGTTTGACTGCGATCTTGCAGGATCCGTCAAAACATCACAATTTGCAAAGGTATTTCCGGCAAGGTTCTATCAGGGGGGTATTCAGGAGCATAACACAGCAGTGGTTGCCGGAGCTATGTCGAAGGAGAATATCATTACTTTTTTCTCAGATTTCGGGGTTTTTGGCGTTGACGAAACATATAACCAGCAGCGGCTCAATGATATTAATAACACCAATTTAAAACTCGTGACTACACACGTTGGATTGAATGTCGGCGAGGACGGCAAGACCCACCAGTGTATCGACTATATCTCCTTGATGAGTAACCTCTTTTGTTTTAAGATCGTTATTCCTGCAGATGGTAATCAGGCAGATAAGATCATCAGATATATTGCAACTCAACCAGGTAACTTCTATGTGCCAATTGGACGATCCGGAACTGCAATTATTACTGATGAAGATGGTAATGAATTCTACGGAAAAGACTATGGATTCCAGTATGGTATTGCAGATCATTTAAGACATGGAAAGTATGCTACACTTGTTGCCACCGGCGTAATGGTTGAAAAAGCGGTACAAGTTCATGAAATACTACGTGATCAAGGCATCAAACTCGATGTGTGGAACATATCTTCTCCAACGGATATAAACCAGGACGACTTGAAAGAGATTTCAAAAAATAAGATCGTATTCACGTATGAAGATCATAATGTTCATACAGGTCTTGGAGCAATTCTTTCGGCAAAAATTAACCAAATAGGAATCCAAGCTCGTGTTCATCCGTTTGGCGTCAACAGATATGGTATTTCGGGAAGCAGTGAAGAAGTTTATTCATACCTGCATCTTGATCCTGAGTCTATCTCAGCAGATATTATTCGGATAATACAATAA
- a CDS encoding oligosaccharide flippase family protein, translated as MKEYIEKILHYTAGNLLQKIILLILLPVFTHFLVPEEYAVYTNVVVFISFASLIYFLGFQQAIFSYFYEKKSPEYHYTLISSIFITIIVFGIILSIIIIIFRIELSQLILRTKAFSNIMLWVSMILFFDVVYGMVLSILNMMERSKQYIFVGNFKHVLLLILLIVAAISSRFDLKTIFILMTISSGCAALVAVSVMGSIMRRLSQNSRSKKIFSYPIIKRLLSFGLVMIPGTFAMLILKVSDRYMLTYLSARSLYDVGIYAIGYRIGMIITFLNSIISLVYFPYAMRVAEDSNAKNSFRKVFNFYVIFGGLIGFSVILFSPEIFKIFIDSRYHEAIKIVVFGVISNYLYGIFNIINLSFYVKKKAGNIALAVGLGAILNIVLNFMLIPQYGIYGAGIASIIAFALIVFFNLIIAERMYPVKYNFGYVILAIVVLAAISIINFIIPYHFYHTLIKVVFIAIIGAIFFIITKKKDILHEIRNKI; from the coding sequence ATGAAAGAATATATAGAGAAAATACTCCATTACACTGCAGGAAATCTACTGCAAAAAATTATTCTCCTCATACTTCTGCCTGTTTTTACTCATTTCCTTGTACCGGAAGAATATGCAGTCTATACGAATGTTGTGGTGTTCATATCATTCGCAAGTTTGATTTATTTTCTCGGATTTCAGCAAGCGATCTTTTCTTATTTCTATGAAAAGAAATCACCCGAGTATCATTACACACTTATTAGCTCGATATTTATAACGATAATCGTATTTGGTATAATTTTATCGATAATAATTATCATTTTCAGAATTGAATTATCACAACTGATCTTACGAACAAAAGCTTTCTCTAATATCATGTTATGGGTGAGTATGATCCTTTTTTTCGATGTAGTCTATGGTATGGTTCTGAGTATCCTCAATATGATGGAGAGGTCTAAGCAATACATATTCGTCGGTAATTTCAAGCATGTTCTCCTTCTCATCTTGCTTATTGTAGCTGCTATCTCTTCAAGATTCGACCTTAAGACAATCTTTATTTTGATGACTATTTCTTCCGGTTGTGCTGCACTTGTTGCGGTCAGTGTAATGGGCTCGATCATGAGGAGATTATCACAAAATAGCAGGAGTAAGAAAATATTTTCATATCCGATCATAAAAAGACTCCTCTCCTTCGGATTGGTCATGATCCCCGGCACGTTTGCAATGTTGATCCTCAAAGTGTCTGACCGTTATATGTTGACCTACCTTTCTGCACGGTCATTATATGATGTGGGTATTTATGCGATAGGGTACCGAATCGGTATGATCATTACTTTTTTGAATTCGATCATAAGTCTTGTCTATTTCCCTTATGCGATGAGAGTTGCTGAGGATTCTAATGCAAAAAATTCGTTCAGAAAAGTATTCAATTTTTATGTTATTTTTGGAGGTTTAATTGGCTTTTCTGTCATCTTATTTTCTCCAGAAATCTTTAAGATATTTATCGATTCCAGGTATCATGAAGCGATCAAAATTGTTGTATTTGGGGTCATTTCAAATTATCTTTACGGCATTTTTAATATTATCAATCTGAGTTTCTATGTTAAAAAGAAAGCAGGAAACATTGCACTTGCTGTCGGACTTGGAGCAATTCTTAATATAGTTTTGAATTTCATGTTAATTCCTCAGTACGGGATTTATGGAGCAGGTATTGCGTCTATCATTGCCTTTGCTCTCATTGTGTTCTTCAATCTTATCATTGCGGAAAGAATGTATCCAGTAAAATATAATTTTGGATACGTAATTTTAGCAATAGTAGTTCTGGCTGCTATCTCAATAATTAATTTTATCATTCCATATCATTTTTATCATACTCTGATTAAAGTTGTTTTTATTGCTATTATTGGAGCAATATTTTTTATAATTACAAAAAAGAAAGATATTCTTCATGAGATACGAAACAAAATCTAA
- the rph gene encoding ribonuclease PH, with product MSFKRSDKRKVDQLREFTITRNYLNDPEGSVLVELGNTKVICTATIDHKVPQFIREQGLSQGWVTAEYDMLPRSSQKRILRDRYQGKIKGRSQEIQRLIGRSLRAIFDLTQIPEKQIILDCDVIQADGGTRTAAINGSFIALYDACSYMRERKWLKEFPIQNFIGAISTGVVQDTVLLDLAYDEDLAAQVDMNIVMDENGNFIEVQGTSEETPFSREQLQEMLSFAEKGIKEIIAYQKELILEGLIL from the coding sequence ATGAGTTTCAAGAGAAGTGATAAAAGAAAAGTCGATCAATTACGTGAATTCACAATAACGAGAAATTATCTGAATGATCCTGAAGGCTCTGTGCTTGTTGAACTAGGAAATACCAAAGTAATTTGTACAGCTACCATTGATCATAAGGTGCCCCAATTCATTCGAGAACAGGGTCTCAGCCAGGGATGGGTAACAGCTGAATATGATATGCTCCCAAGAAGTTCTCAAAAAAGGATCTTGCGGGACAGATACCAGGGAAAGATAAAAGGAAGAAGCCAGGAAATTCAACGCCTTATTGGACGTTCACTCAGAGCTATTTTCGATCTAACTCAAATTCCTGAAAAGCAAATCATCCTTGACTGTGATGTCATCCAGGCGGATGGTGGAACACGTACAGCAGCGATAAACGGTAGTTTTATTGCCCTCTATGATGCATGTTCATATATGAGAGAGAGGAAGTGGCTCAAGGAGTTTCCCATTCAAAATTTTATCGGCGCAATTAGTACAGGTGTTGTACAAGATACTGTTTTGCTGGATCTTGCCTATGATGAGGATCTGGCAGCACAGGTTGATATGAACATTGTGATGGATGAGAATGGTAATTTTATTGAAGTACAGGGTACAAGCGAGGAAACACCATTTAGCCGGGAGCAGTTACAAGAGATGCTTTCGTTTGCTGAGAAAGGGATAAAAGAGATTATTGCCTATCAAAAAGAACTAATACTAGAAGGGCTTATTTTATGA
- a CDS encoding glycosyltransferase has protein sequence MKKTLRVLIVSSYSVAFVLRDIELLQQHFNVEVANFVGIKKTIRETLKTIIVIWKKLQSCDLSFIWFADFRAMITIMFSKLLKKKTILVVGGYEVANEPQISYGGAFSPKLKSKISWIIRHADVVLSVSEASKNELIQNYGYTQSILVYNGVETEKFLVDSVIPKENIAITVGAVTSSNLSRKGIETFVKAAAYLPGIPFYVIGKADEATLQYLKKIATENVIFTGYVIEEELIRFYQKARVYVQVSGHEGFGISLAEGMLCECIPVVTKKGALPELVGDNGYYVPFNAPEETAKAIQKALQSTKGTHVRNHILEHFSMQRRENALVNLIKHTAWK, from the coding sequence ATGAAGAAGACTTTACGAGTCTTAATAGTTTCATCCTACTCAGTTGCATTTGTTCTACGTGATATTGAACTTCTACAACAGCATTTTAATGTTGAGGTTGCAAATTTTGTCGGAATAAAAAAAACAATTAGAGAAACATTAAAAACAATTATAGTCATTTGGAAGAAACTACAATCTTGTGATCTTTCATTCATCTGGTTTGCTGATTTCAGAGCGATGATTACGATTATGTTCTCCAAGCTATTAAAGAAAAAAACGATTCTGGTGGTAGGTGGATATGAAGTTGCAAATGAACCTCAAATTTCCTATGGGGGAGCATTTAGCCCGAAACTGAAAAGTAAGATATCCTGGATCATCCGGCATGCTGACGTCGTGTTGTCTGTTTCTGAAGCAAGTAAAAATGAGTTGATTCAAAATTATGGATATACTCAATCTATTCTTGTTTATAATGGTGTTGAAACAGAGAAATTTCTCGTTGACTCTGTGATTCCAAAAGAAAATATTGCAATTACTGTTGGTGCTGTTACCTCATCGAATTTGAGCCGTAAAGGTATTGAAACGTTCGTGAAAGCAGCTGCCTATCTGCCCGGTATTCCATTTTATGTTATTGGAAAAGCTGACGAAGCAACGCTCCAATATTTGAAAAAAATTGCAACTGAAAATGTGATATTCACCGGTTATGTAATAGAAGAGGAGTTGATAAGATTTTATCAAAAGGCAAGAGTCTATGTGCAGGTTTCGGGACATGAAGGGTTCGGTATCTCACTTGCTGAAGGAATGTTATGCGAGTGCATTCCGGTAGTGACCAAAAAAGGTGCTCTTCCCGAATTGGTTGGAGATAACGGTTATTATGTCCCTTTTAATGCACCTGAAGAAACCGCAAAAGCAATCCAAAAAGCCCTTCAATCCACAAAAGGCACTCATGTCAGAAATCATATTTTAGAGCATTTCTCAATGCAAAGAAGAGAGAATGCTCTCGTTAATCTTATCAAGCATACAGCATGGAAATAA
- a CDS encoding glycosyltransferase family 4 protein translates to MKIYLASYQTLMINRGGPTYKILSLKQALDKLKINVEFFNMWDYDLKFDDDDIVHIFNANIHTYPMAMNLKLYGAKYVVNPIFFSNHSAQMIHMYRMLEAPFKKIFKRTYSDYYFTKFICDNAEQVLPNTRDEGNLLCGGLGVKSEKIEVIHNGVEERFAHADPALFEKKYDLKDFILYVGHLGAVRKNGPKIIEALQRIDHPAVLIADVLKNKEGDLCKEMLGKSKNILHIDWLKHDDPLFESAYAACHTFVLPTRYETPGRAALEAGLAGANVVITPYGGTREYFDSLAEYAEPSSVMSIIKMTELALNKKKSSDLRNHILKNFLWDKIAEQTVNMYKNVLSK, encoded by the coding sequence ATGAAAATTTACTTAGCGAGTTACCAAACATTGATGATCAATAGGGGTGGACCCACCTATAAAATTTTGTCATTAAAACAGGCTTTGGATAAACTTAAAATTAATGTTGAATTTTTCAATATGTGGGATTATGATCTGAAATTTGATGATGATGACATCGTTCATATATTTAATGCGAACATCCATACCTATCCGATGGCGATGAATCTAAAGTTGTATGGTGCTAAATATGTGGTCAATCCCATTTTTTTCAGTAACCATTCAGCTCAGATGATCCATATGTACAGGATGCTTGAAGCTCCATTTAAGAAAATTTTTAAAAGAACCTATTCCGACTACTACTTCACGAAATTCATCTGCGATAATGCTGAACAAGTGTTGCCAAATACGCGTGATGAAGGTAATCTTCTATGTGGAGGTCTTGGGGTAAAAAGTGAAAAGATCGAAGTGATCCATAATGGTGTGGAGGAACGCTTTGCTCATGCTGATCCGGCACTTTTTGAGAAAAAGTATGATCTCAAGGATTTCATTCTCTATGTAGGACATCTCGGTGCTGTACGAAAGAATGGTCCGAAGATCATCGAAGCGTTACAAAGGATCGATCATCCTGCAGTTCTTATTGCAGATGTTTTAAAGAATAAGGAGGGCGACCTTTGCAAAGAGATGCTTGGGAAATCAAAAAATATACTTCATATTGATTGGCTCAAGCATGATGACCCCTTATTTGAATCTGCATATGCGGCTTGTCATACGTTCGTTCTACCGACCCGTTATGAAACGCCGGGACGGGCTGCGCTGGAAGCGGGACTGGCAGGTGCAAATGTTGTCATAACTCCTTATGGTGGAACCAGAGAATACTTTGATTCCTTGGCAGAATATGCTGAACCATCTTCTGTTATGTCTATTATAAAAATGACTGAACTTGCATTAAATAAAAAGAAATCTTCCGATCTTCGCAACCATATTCTAAAGAATTTTCTATGGGATAAGATAGCCGAGCAGACAGTTAATATGTACAAAAACGTTCTCTCAAAATGA
- a CDS encoding polysaccharide deacetylase family protein: MEIKIGLCTPNPGWEIIITQLGISFEKLDINSKIDFSKFNLLIPNSELAETKKQDLEAFISNGGFAILDKDTFPYFFDSTCKKRKITYIIPGEESIFHSLGLVDFYTDFYIAKGESCNQIDKDCSVYESKIGKGKVVILPFSVNETILSNAFKRKRFYADRKELPSEVVSRVSKSKIRDIIFTVISRFFQQMNIPVVEKDVYPDKTENAFMFRIDTDFCSAQDAQNLYELCKKYDIKATWFVDTHDETLLKGVYPNFTDHEIALHCEHHKVHKTYKENYHHLEHALDTLRKNSIEVKGFAAPFGEWNESLGHVLKDLGFDYSSEFSLDYDDVAFHPFFKDHFSPVLQIPIHPISIGRLRRSHFMNDEMVQYYKNFIDYNFSRNVPAIIYHHPHHKKLDVIEEVFLYIKNKNAWNPTMYEFSSWWKKRLNNKFWYDSTNDTITIQSNDSEMTYSVITDQGSVTHLKPNIEYKINSLMFTKVDPLLFDENKSMRQFYWRDILQNHEHKKAKKQ; encoded by the coding sequence ATGGAAATAAAGATAGGACTTTGTACACCTAATCCCGGTTGGGAGATCATTATAACACAGCTAGGTATAAGTTTTGAAAAGCTGGATATCAATTCAAAGATTGATTTTTCGAAGTTCAACCTTCTTATTCCAAACAGCGAACTCGCTGAAACAAAAAAACAGGATTTAGAAGCATTTATTTCAAACGGTGGTTTTGCAATTCTTGATAAAGATACATTTCCGTATTTTTTTGATAGTACATGTAAGAAAAGAAAGATAACATACATAATTCCAGGCGAAGAATCAATATTTCATTCACTTGGACTGGTTGATTTTTATACAGATTTTTATATAGCAAAAGGTGAATCTTGTAACCAAATTGATAAAGATTGCAGTGTTTACGAATCAAAGATCGGCAAAGGAAAAGTAGTGATTCTTCCCTTTTCTGTAAATGAGACGATCCTTTCAAATGCATTTAAGAGAAAACGTTTCTATGCAGACAGAAAAGAACTTCCCTCAGAAGTGGTATCGCGTGTTAGTAAGAGTAAAATTCGTGATATCATATTTACGGTGATTAGTAGATTTTTTCAGCAAATGAATATTCCTGTTGTTGAAAAAGATGTGTATCCAGATAAGACTGAAAATGCTTTTATGTTTAGAATCGATACAGATTTTTGTTCAGCCCAAGATGCACAAAATCTCTATGAGCTCTGCAAAAAATATGACATTAAAGCAACCTGGTTTGTCGATACTCACGATGAAACCTTACTTAAGGGTGTATATCCTAATTTTACAGATCATGAGATTGCTCTTCATTGTGAACATCACAAGGTACATAAAACTTACAAAGAAAATTATCATCATCTTGAACATGCTTTGGATACCTTGAGAAAAAATAGTATAGAAGTAAAAGGATTCGCTGCACCATTTGGAGAATGGAATGAATCTCTTGGACATGTGCTTAAGGATTTAGGATTTGATTATTCCTCTGAATTTTCTCTCGATTATGACGATGTAGCCTTTCATCCATTCTTTAAGGATCATTTTTCTCCTGTACTGCAGATTCCTATCCATCCAATAAGCATCGGCAGACTTCGAAGGTCACACTTCATGAATGATGAAATGGTACAATATTATAAGAATTTTATCGATTATAATTTTTCTCGAAATGTTCCCGCGATCATCTATCACCATCCTCATCATAAAAAGCTTGATGTTATCGAAGAAGTATTCTTATACATCAAAAACAAAAATGCTTGGAATCCAACGATGTATGAGTTCTCATCCTGGTGGAAGAAAAGATTGAACAATAAATTTTGGTATGATTCGACTAATGATACAATTACTATTCAGAGCAATGACTCTGAAATGACTTATTCAGTTATTACGGATCAAGGAAGTGTAACCCATCTTAAACCGAACATAGAATACAAAATAAATAGTTTGATGTTTACAAAAGTAGACCCTCTCCTTTTTGATGAAAACAAGTCAATGCGGCAATTTTACTGGAGAGATATTTTGCAAAACCATGAACATAAAAAAGCAAAGAAGCAATAA
- a CDS encoding glycosyltransferase family 39 protein: MRYETKSNKDSKIRFVLILLIFLGILFSIATRFIAIEADPDVSISKLQGAYVTDEGWKSGNAINKIISNKWLCNDKNDMLLWPVMPLIVYTSFRIFGLSLFSLRLPFVLFSIVLLFLIAITLLYSLREKKSNTFLITILLYVFLAATSYFLFIQGRIAFFDIPMFVFGMFGLIILYHALKETKTKRKYLLFAIHGVSIGICLCVKTTGLIFFISSIVSVLFLKIFNESNNRANIKGLILFFITTIFTLLLILLTTNKIITGSFFSMPLRYIINVETVNNSQFNPLLIMKNYMRFFTNNVLIYNSALFLIMLVSIIIIIQKSIIVRKILLIDLIMLSLTISSFLFLGYFTPQAERYFTILLIPMLYFVPKIFLVMKDYFHSNSNIDINPKSILIVFILIVLSNTWNIWKMGNFLCHRNFTLKNSALSIQKDIEADINEKYVEYTNCMFGMPSSILAAINHLPFVYHQEDNSGNYYITNEPNEFDDSKYTLISQYDIFNFPSSECHIFLLKSRNIQVYNKAKE, encoded by the coding sequence ATGAGATACGAAACAAAATCTAATAAAGATTCAAAAATTAGATTTGTATTGATTTTACTTATATTTTTAGGGATTCTCTTTAGCATAGCAACAAGGTTTATAGCTATAGAAGCAGATCCTGATGTTTCGATTTCAAAACTGCAAGGTGCATATGTAACAGACGAGGGATGGAAATCGGGAAATGCAATAAACAAAATAATATCAAATAAATGGCTATGCAATGATAAAAATGATATGCTTCTATGGCCAGTAATGCCCCTGATTGTATATACATCATTTAGAATTTTTGGTTTATCACTTTTTTCATTACGTTTACCTTTTGTTCTATTTTCAATCGTACTCTTGTTTCTGATTGCAATAACCTTATTATACTCTCTGCGAGAGAAGAAAAGTAACACTTTTCTAATAACAATACTTCTTTACGTCTTTCTTGCAGCAACAAGTTATTTTTTATTCATACAAGGTAGAATCGCTTTTTTTGATATTCCAATGTTCGTTTTTGGGATGTTTGGATTGATAATTTTATATCATGCACTAAAAGAAACAAAAACTAAAAGGAAGTATCTATTATTCGCGATACATGGAGTTTCTATAGGCATATGTTTGTGTGTTAAAACGACAGGATTAATATTCTTTATATCGTCAATCGTTTCTGTTTTGTTTTTAAAAATTTTTAATGAATCGAATAATAGAGCAAATATTAAGGGATTGATTCTATTCTTTATCACAACAATATTCACACTGTTGTTGATATTACTTACTACAAACAAAATAATTACAGGTTCTTTTTTCTCAATGCCATTAAGATATATAATCAATGTTGAAACAGTTAATAATAGCCAATTCAATCCTTTGCTGATCATGAAAAATTACATGAGATTTTTTACGAACAATGTTTTGATCTATAATAGTGCTCTATTCCTCATTATGTTAGTGAGTATCATTATTATTATACAAAAATCTATTATAGTGAGGAAAATATTATTAATTGATTTAATAATGTTATCTCTTACAATATCCAGCTTCTTGTTTTTGGGATATTTTACTCCTCAAGCAGAACGTTACTTTACTATACTTCTTATTCCAATGCTCTATTTTGTTCCGAAAATATTTCTTGTTATGAAAGATTATTTTCATTCGAATAGTAATATAGATATTAACCCAAAAAGTATATTAATCGTTTTCATATTGATTGTACTTTCAAACACATGGAACATATGGAAAATGGGAAATTTTTTATGTCATAGGAATTTCACACTTAAAAATTCAGCACTTTCTATTCAGAAAGATATTGAAGCAGATATTAATGAAAAATACGTAGAATACACAAACTGTATGTTTGGCATGCCTTCAAGTATCCTTGCAGCAATAAACCATTTGCCATTTGTATATCACCAGGAAGATAATTCAGGTAATTATTACATCACAAATGAACCAAATGAGTTTGACGATTCAAAATATACTTTAATTTCTCAGTATGATATCTTTAATTTTCCTAG